One genomic window of Eptesicus fuscus isolate TK198812 chromosome 6, DD_ASM_mEF_20220401, whole genome shotgun sequence includes the following:
- the S1PR5 gene encoding sphingosine 1-phosphate receptor 5, protein MESGLLRPAPVSEVIVLHYNYTGKLRGARYQPGAGLRADAAVCLAVCALIVLENLAVLFVLGRHPRFHAPMFLLLGSLTLSDLLAGAAYAANILLSGPLTLRLSPTLWFAREGGVFVALAASVLSLLAIALERSLTMARRGPAPAARRGRTLALAAAAWGLSLILGLLPAMGWNCLGRLDACSTVLPLYAKAYVLFCVLAFLGILAAICALYARIYCQVRANARRLRAARGSSSRARRAPRSLALLRTLSIVLLAFVACWGPLFLLLLLDVACPARACPVLLQADPFLGLAMANSLLNPIIYTLTNRDLRHALLRLVCCGRRPRGRGLGASQRSVSAAGASDGLHHWLPPSLDGSSSRSERSLPQRDGLDISLSTGAPTAPGTLVPAPAAE, encoded by the coding sequence ATGGAGTCGGGGCTGCTGCGGCCTGCGCCGGTGAGCGAGGTCATCGTCCTGCACTACAACTACACCGGCAAGCTCCGCGGCGCCCGCTACCAGCCCGGCGCGGGGCTGCGCGCCGACGCCGCCGTGTGCCTGGCCGTGTGCGCGCTCATCGTGCTGGAGAACTTGGCTGTGCTGTTCGTGCTCGGACGCCACCCGCGCTTTCATGCGCCCATGTTCCTGCTTCTGGGCAGCCTCACATTGTCTGACCTACTGGCGGGCGCTGCCTACGCCGCCAACATCCTGCTGTCCGGGCCGCTCACGCTGCGCCTGTCGCCCACGCTCTGGTTCGCAAGAGAGGGCGGCGTCTTTGTGGCGCTCGCCGCCTCGGTGCTGAGCCTCCTGGCCATCGCGCTGGAGCGCAGCCTCACCATGGCGCGCCGGGGACCCGCGCCCGCAGCCCGAAGGGGGCGCACGCTGGCCCTGGCGGCCGCCGCCTGGGGCCTGTCGCTGATCCTCGGGCTACTGCCAGCGATGGGCTGGAATTGCCTGGGCCGCCTGGACGCCTGCTCCACCGTCCTGCCGCTCTACGCCAAGGCCTACGTGCTCTTCTGCGTGCTCGCCTTCCTTGGCATCCTGGCTGCCATCTGTGCGCTCTACGCGCGCATCTACTGCCAGGTGCGCGCCAACGCGCGGCGCCTTCGAGCGGCTAGGGGCTCCTCGAGCCGGGCACGCCGCGCGCCGCGCTCTCTGGCTCTGTTGCGCACTCTCAGCATAGTGCTCCTGGCCTTTGTGGCGTGTTGGGGCCCCCTCTTCCTGCTGCTCTTGCTCGACGTGGCGTGCCCGGCGCGCGCCTGCCCCGTGCTCCTGCAGGCCGAccccttcctgggcctggccATGGCCAACTCTCTTCTGAACCCCATCATCTACACGCTCACCAACCGCGACCTGCGCCACGCGCTCCTGCGCCTCGTCTGCTGCGGCCGGCGCCCCCGTGGCCGAGGCTTGGGAGCCTCCCAGCGATCCGTGAGCGCCGCTGGGGCTTCGGACGGCCTGCACCACTGGCTGCCCCCCAGCCTAGATGGCAGCTCCAGCCGCTCAGAGCGCTCGTTGCCCCAGCGGGACGGGCTGGACATAAGCCTCTCCACCGGCGCACCCACAGCCCCAGGGACCCTGGTACCTGCACCAGCTGCAGAATGA